The genomic segment CCTTCACGCACACTGCCAACGCCGACGTTCGCCGGCtaagaggggggggaggagaaggaggggtcTGCCAACTCGGCCTCCCAGCTGGCGGTTTTCAAtcatcggcaccgctgctggtgctgctgccgcactcAAAGTCGTCACTGTAATCAGAAGAGGCGATATCGCCGCGAtttccttccttctcttgctgctgctcctcaggcgctgcgtcgtcgtcgttggcACTGTCACTGTCCACTTGACGCAGCCAGGCTGGCTCTGCGTTGTGGACGTCGCGGCCCACCTCAGtcgcgccgctgttgctcaTGAGAGAAAGCTCGAGGGCGCTGAGGGCTGCGAGCATCGCGGCGTGGCCGGCCTCCTGCCGAGATGCGGACCGGGCGAGAAGGGCGGTCATCGCAGCACTTCTCGGCGGGAACGGCCCAcctggtggtggggaggtgGTGCTCACTGCGTTCGTCAAGCCGGATTCGCCAgcctccttccttctcttcgcCGTCGATGAGCGCGATGCGAGCGTCGACGCTGGAAGTGTGTGCGGTGGCTCGGCGACCGCagccagctgcgcctccacgccGCTATGAAAGATGCGAGCCAGCGGATCGGCGCTAGGGTCGGCATCGCCAGCGGCATTCCGGGGTGACCGTGACGGCGCGGAAGTCGGCGCCACATTGTCTGCCGTGGtcgctgccggtgcagcagccTCACTATGGGCCTGCTGAAGTTTGTGGAGACTCGCTTCCACCTGACGCACAAGTTGCTCCACCGAGCCAGGCCACTCGATCGAGTCGTCGGCCGTCAGCAATCGCCGAgtgtggcgcagcagcgcctctctcgctgcttggcgcgcgcgcaggagaCGGACACATGCCTCCTGCGCTTCGACTGCCTGCCGCAGAGCCTggacggtgccggcggctGGGGCATCGACATCTTGCGGCTCGGACAGTGGTCGCGTTGGCGGCGAGCCGCGGTCGCGCTGTGGCGGAGACGCCGACACCATTGAAAGCGTTCCGTGCAcctgcagctctgcgcgAGACGATGTCGCGTCTCTCCTCGAtggctgtgcgtgcgttcgTCTTTCGCTGATAGCTCACAAGCGAGGGGGTGCCAAATATGAGTGAATACTGTGCGACGAGGGTGCACATCTGACACGGGTGGAGtggaggacacacacacacacacacacaaacaccaGCACCAAAGCCACGTCCAGCAGTGCCCCCATCAGAGGTATCAACGGGAGGTCGAAGGAGCTCCCTCCCGTCGgggccgccaccaccccaaCACAAGGGGCGCACGCACCGTCAAATGCGtagagaaaagagggaagaggcggGCAGGACAGTGGCGGGAGGGacacggggaggggggggggagggcgaaggGGCGAGCGGCAGGAGAGCGCCAAGACACCCGCACATGCGCCCCAGCATGCGGGATGAGCTCACGTacagcagcggaggcgcgcgcgtgaATGCGCGTATGCGTGCGCCTCATAGGAGAGTTCCTGTGCGCGCCCATCGATTGGATGGCACGACAGAGGCACGGGGGTAGTCGTCATCACCATCGCGCGGCCTTtggaaaagagggagagctgaagcgagggagagaagagggcgtgtgcacacgcttaggcgtgcgcgctgttgccgtcgccgcagccgtcAACCAAAGAGTAGCCCCTGCAAGAGGGAGCGGGTGCGCAGTTGGTGGCCTGTGGCGAACACCACGTCCACTTCGGCCGCCGTTCTACAGGCCTCCACAAGTGGGGCCCGCATCACAAAGATGGCCGCCGCGTACAtgggcagcagccacagcgcgcaTGGGGTGCTGGTGTCATGCGGGGCTGCGTTGGCGAGGCCAGTGGGCAACGACAGTGGACTGCGACGGTGCATCTCACGCATGTGGTAGGACAGCACCAGGTCCCAGAAGGACAGCACTTCGAAGGCATCGAGGAGGTCTGCGAAGCCCGTCAGCATCCACCGCATCGCCAGCACGAGCGGCGGGTACTGCAGATTGCGCGTTGCGTGCAGGACGGCCGGCAgtgccagctgctgcacgaggcTCTCGAAGATCAAACAGCACTGAAAGAGTTCGGGTGTGGGGCCCTGCAGCCGACTCCACAGCTGCGCCACaatcgctgccgccagctcGTACTGCTCGACCGTGTCGCTCGTCACGTTGCAGAGGGCACCCAGCAGGAGGGCGAAGCCCTCCAAAGGAGCAACGCCGCAGGGCAACGCCTTCTGCTGGACGAGATTCGTCTCGGGATACTGCAGGTACGTCACGTAGCTGTCGAGCAGATCGCGTGGTCTGCCCAACTGCTTCAGCGCCTGCACCATCTTCGGGACAGGCAGACTATGatccaccaccatcgccgtcGACAGCACCTCCACGTCGTCGGTGTACACAAAATACTTGTCGCTGTTGCCGACGCTGATGAACATGTCGTCCAGggcgagacgctgcagcagccgcacgcgGTTCTCCTCCTTCGACGAGGAGTAGCGGTGGTGGAAGCGCCGCTTCACCTTGTCGCGCGCCTGCCGGGAGGAGCAGGTGAGGTAGCGCGCAAGACCGTGGCGCAGGTGGTTCGTCATGAGCTCCCCCTGCGCCAGAAACATCGGCTTGCCGTCTGTCACCGTCAacggcacctgcagcgcacggGCGTATAGGAGACGGCGCACGGAGGGGTGAAGCCCCGCGCGTAGGAGAGCGGCCATCTGCTCCGTCTCGTCGCCGAAACGCAAGAACGCGTCCATCTGagcctccgccagctctAACGTGCTGTCGAGGGCCCCGCTTGGGTAGTACTTGCTCAGCTGTTGCGGGTGCAGCTCGGCGAAGtactcgcgcagcgcctccaacGGGGGGACGATGCCGGGgaaggtgcgcagcgcctgaaCGTGACGCTCGAATACCGTAAGGATACCCAACTGATCGACGCCCAGCACACCGCTGTCCCAGGCGGAGGCTGGAAGCACACCAGCGGTGACGATGGCCTGCCGCGCTTCTTCAGAGTTGATGCCGTCCACGAGACAGCGGAACAGCAGCGAGATGGGTGGCAGCCCcacgcgctcctcctccatggCGGCCTCTGCGTTGATGTCAGCGGTGACCTTCTTGGGCGACCGGGTGTCTTTGCTAGAACTGGACTTCCGCACCTGGGCAACCCTGAAATGCTGCGAGACGGCTCTGGCCCAGAGGAAGCGCGCGTGCTCCAGCAGGTGAGcaagcagcacgcacacctgcGTGTTCTCAGCAGCATTGTCGGCAACGTTATCATCGACGGAGGACACCGCCTCATCTTTGGTATTCTTGAAAGAGCCTGGCATTCCctcggcggaggtggacTGGGAAAGTTGCTTCTTGGCCTCCCAGTCTTTCTCCTCCTTGGCCCGCTGTGCCACTAGTTTCTCCTGCGGCTGCGCTACCACCTTATTCTGCCGAGACACAATGCTATGCAGCGAGCTAATCAGGTCGGCGCCGGAGGGGGAGATCACAGGCGCCGCGTTGGACGGCATCGACAGTTGCATTTTCACTGTCTCGGCCCACTGTGAACTGAGGAACCCCGTCCACGTGTCCAGCGACGAGAGCGACGCAACAGCGATGCCCTCTGCAGTGTACGTCGCGCCATCGGTGGCCCTGGTTATCGATGGactctgctgcacctgctgctgatgtGCCGCTGATGCCCGCGCAGCGCTGTGCTGAATTGTGGCACTGTCGCGCGACGGGTGAAAGAGAGTGGCGTAGGCCAGTGAGGTGCTCTGCGACATGAGGAACGAAGGTGCTGCAATGGTGTCGGCGTGTATGCTCACtgcggtcgctgctgttggtAGTGACGTCAACGCACAGAGCACTGGTGGAAGACGTGGATGAGGGGGGACAAGGGAGGAGGAACGTGTGCGATAAATGAAGTGTGGTGATCTACGCGGGCGTCGCAATGACGTGCTTCTTACGCACGCCCGCAGgaaggcaggcaggcagagaaagaagaaaacaaaggaaggagggaTGGGAAGAGGAGATTTGGGTtcaacacagagagagtgtgtgtgtgtgtgtttggggaggaggaggaggggggggggcagccaCAAGCAGATGAGCGTGGCTTGACAGCATCACCCTCTCCCTTAAAAAAAAACAAACTAACACAAGACAGGGGCACCAAAACGTGCGCCGGCTGGAGTAATCCTGGAAAGCATGAAGACCCGCTTCTACTCATGGAGCTGGTGGGCAAGGGAGCGGGGGTTGTGCAGGCGGTGCCACCGAAACGATACGACGCCGTCGGGGAGGGGCATGCGTGACGTCATGCGTGTACGCGTATGTCTATGCCCGTGTGCCGTTGAGTTCTCTGTGAGGCGAACGTCGGATGCCGttacagagagagagagagtcggtCACGACTGACTCCGTGTGCGTCTCAtctttctcccttctcttctcaTGCCAGCGATGACGGAGATGAAGCGGATGACAACTGCGACTGCCCCGACGTCGCGGCGTACCAGCGCTTCGCGTGTGCCGGTCGCAGCTCGACGATGACGTTGAAGCGGAAGACCCCGCTGCCTGCGTCCACTTCCGCATCCGCTCCGCCCCCGACACATGCGGCGTGCAGAGGTGGGCTGCGCTGTCCATCTGTCCGCGGTGTTTCGGCGACCCAGTCCCGCCGCACCCGATGCAACACACCGGGCAGAGCGCCTCCCGACACCGCCCCGAGCATATTTCCTGCCATGACGACGGCCTCTCCGGTGTGCGCGGTCAGGACCGGCTCCCAGTGCGGAAGCGTGCCCGGCATAGTCGCCGCTTCACCGCGCATGGATGTTGGCGAGGAGACAAAATGAGCCGTGTTGTGCCCCGGCCCGCTCGCGAAGGGCGTCAGCACCGCGTCGGTTGTGCTCATCTCCAGCCCACCTGCCGACCCCACGAGCAAGGCAGTGCACAAGCCAGGATCGACGTGCGGTCGACATCCAGAGCCTGCCGGGTACCGTAGCACCCGCAGCACGGAGTTCCGGCCCAAGTTGCTGAGGATCCCGTCacgggcggcggaggagacgcCCGGCTCCCGCAGCGCTTCCTGCGCGTAGCCGAGAGCGGCCTCATACAGGCCAGCACATATCAGCCGCACCTCGACGGGCAACTGCTCGTACACAGTTTTGGCCTCGTAcatgtggcgcagcggcagctcgaTGTGATCGCGGCGGTGCCTACGCGCGCCACCACGTCGACAAACGAAGGGGCCGAGTGGGCTGCTCGTGCCGGATACACTGTAGAGAGCTTCCGCGTTccggtgcagcgccgcaaaggcgtgctgcacctccgctgGGGTGAACAGGTTCGCTGTCCGCCACCGCTTCATCGGACGACGCTTGTGAGGCAACGGAAGGGGTGGAGAGGAATGGGCAGAGGTTTGAGGTCGGAAAGCAAAGTCAGGCTCCCTCCTCACATcgcgacagcgacggaggTTTGAGGTGTACCATCGCAAGATGGGACGCATAGACCTGTGGCCAAATGTGCGATGCTCCAGAGTGCCCTTGAGCGCAtcgacacacgcgcgtgtaCTGGTGCTCTTCGAATTCCGGCCCCACTTGCCGGTAAGCAGGGAGAGGATGGTAGCAGCGGCAACACAAGACTGGGAGTTGACGCGACAGCCGGTACTGTGgtgcgcacacatacacagagatATGCAACCCGATGTACCACCAACACAGAAGCGAAGCGCATGCATAGGTCCCCGTCAGCCTGATTGCGCCGTTGCACTAgatgcggtgctggcgcatcACGGAGGCGCCACACTCCATGTACGCCTCTCGCGCGACGGCTGCCGTCGCATACTCTGGGctggcggcgaaggcgctggCCCCTCTCCACACGGCATGCGTTGCCTGTGAATGATCGCGCACGTTCACCTCGTACTTGACTTGTCGGCACAGAGTGCCGCCCGAGGCCGccatgacggcggcggaaCGCTCATCTAAGGCACGTTGCAGTGCGTGATTCAGGCGCTTCGCAAAGTGGGCGAAACGTGCGTTGCCGCCAGAGACGATGATATTTGCGCACAgtggccgcctgccgtcCATTGGGCAGGACCACACAGCAGAGTCGATCACGGCGGGTAGGCCGCCgcacgcggaggcggtgaCAGCCGACGGTGCGGCGAGCAAATCTGGCTGAAACATCGTCTCCGGTGCGAGGAATCTCTCGTAGCCCACGTCGATAGAGTACGGGGCCCCGGTGCGCGAGTGCAACTCCGTGTGGTGGATCACATAGGAAGGCAGGTTCGATTCCGCCCGCGCAAGCTCGCACGCGATGTCGTCTGCCGTGTAGCCGTAGCGCGTTTtcacccgctccgccacctctAGCGCTCGCTCCGCTTCGATACCCCGCTCGTGCTCGCGCAGGCTCTTCAGCACGTACTGCGTGATGTCCCAGCCCGCCACGGGAAAACGACGCGCCGCGCCGGACACGGCGTAACCCGCCACAATGGGCACCACCTGCgtcacgccagcgccgctctccaccaccacggctGTGTCGCACCCGTCGCCAACGCTGCTCAGCACAAAGAGCGCCTGCGAGCCGATGCACAGCCGCGGCACCCCGAAACTCT from the Leishmania major strain Friedlin complete genome, chromosome 15 genome contains:
- a CDS encoding putative actin-related protein 3 arp3 gives rise to the protein MACRACATSVVVCDVGTSTTRLGYAGNAEPTFALPTVCAWRDRMSAETFAVGDAAATMVGPGVQQRRPLEHGLVVNWDVMEEYWCHLFNRYLCVEPQDVGVLLTEAAVTPYEQREMTAEIMFESFGVPRLCIGSQALFVLSSVGDGCDTAVVVESGAGVTQVVPIVAGYAVSGAARRFPVAGWDITQYVLKSLREHERGIEAERALEVAERVKTRYGYTADDIACELARAESNLPSYVIHHTELHSRTGAPYSIDVGYERFLAPETMFQPDLLAAPSAVTASACGGLPAVIDSAVWSCPMDGRRPLCANIIVSGGNARFAHFAKRLNHALQRALDERSAAVMAASGGTLCRQVKYEVNVRDHSQATHAVWRGASAFAASPEYATAAVAREAYMECGASVMRQHRI